The following proteins are co-located in the Anomalospiza imberbis isolate Cuckoo-Finch-1a 21T00152 chromosome 1, ASM3175350v1, whole genome shotgun sequence genome:
- the LOC137476164 gene encoding interferon alpha-inducible protein 27-like protein 2 encodes MSDQNVRNAGFTPSGITGGSLASSLMSREARASGGGVPSGGPTSTLQEMGAKGTTHSSGYTSSGISGGSRASDTMSKEASAHGGGVPRGSTTSTVQSISMGGKGGRH; translated from the exons ATGTCTGACCAGAACGTCCGCAACGCTGGCTTCACTCCCTCTGGGATCACAGGAGGCTCTCTTGCTTCATCACTGATGTCCCGAGAAGCCAGAGCCTCTGGGGGAGGTGTGCCTTCTGGAGGACCCACTTCTACTCTCCAGGAGATGG GTGCCAAAGGCACAACCCACTCATCAGGTTATACCAGCAGCGGGATCTCTGGTGGATCCAGGGCCTCTGACACAATGTCCAAGGAGGCCTCAGCTCATGGAGGTGGAGTTCCCAGGGGCAGCACAACTTCCACTGTCCAGTCCATCT CCATGggtggaaaaggaggaagacaCTGA